The Patescibacteria group bacterium genome segment AAATAAATGATCCAATCGAAGTTTTAGCGGGTTTTAAAAGAGGACAAATAATTCCTTATCGTTTTAAATGGGGAATGCATCAATATGATGTAAAAAAGGTTAATTTAGTGCATGGAGAAATGCGAGGTAGGGATATGTTATATTATTTTTCTGTTTCCGATGAAGCGAATTATTTTAAATTATGTTTTGATGCTGGACGGATGGCTTGGAAGTTAGAAGAAATGATGGAAGCGTAAAAAATAAAAATTTAAAAATCAAAATGTAAAATGATAATTTAAAATTTAAAATGAATAAGATTATTCTGCATATTGATATGAATTCATATTTTGCGACTTGTGAACAACAAGCAAATCCTTTTTTACGTGGAAAACCAATTGCAGTCGGCGGCCCGCCTTCGTCTAGCACTTTTGCGAAAAGTTGCTGGACTTCGGCGGGTAAATCTGGTGGAGAATTTTCACGTAGGAATTTGCTTATTGTAGCTGCATCTAAAGAGGCGAAGCTAAGAGGTGTTAAATCAGTAATGCCATCTTGGGAGGCGGTAAAGATTTGTCCAGAATTAATTTTTGTACCAGGAGATCATATAAAATACAAATGGATTACGGATAAATTTTTAGAAATATTTAAATCATATTCGCCAATTTTAGAAATTTTTAGTATTGATGAAGTCTTTTTAGAGCTCACGAATTTGCACGAATGCCTTACGGACACGAATTGCACGAATGAAGATAATGTTGATTGTGCGGTTAAAATTGCTAAAGAAATTAAATTAAGATTAAAAAAAGAGATTGGTGAATGGATGACTTGTTCAATTGGAATTGCAAAAAATAAATTACTGGCAAAGTTGGCTTCGGATTTAAAAAAGCCAGATGGATTAATTATTATTAATGATGAAAATAAAGAGAAAATTTTAAATTCGATAGAGCTAACTGATTTTTGCGGAATTGGCAAGAGGATTGAAGCAAGATTAAATGGAATGGGAATTTTTACAGTAAAGCAACTTAAAAGTTGTTCATATATTAATTTAACTAAACAATTCAAATCTTATGGTCATAAATTATATTTGATGGCCCGAGGAGAAGATAATTCAGAAGTTTTACCTTATTATTTATTGCCAGACGAAAAATCAATGGGTCATAATTTTACTTTGCCAAAAGATGTTTGGGATTTGAAAGAAATAAAAAATGTGATTTTGCAGTTATCGGAAAAATTAGGTAGACGTTTAAGGCGAAAAAATTTTGTTGCGAAATGTGTAACGTTATTGTTGAGATACTCTTTTTATGAAAAAAATTCTGGATATGCTAGTTTTCATCATTTTCATAAGCAAAAAAAAGTCAGCTATTGGATTAATGATGGTTATGAAATTTATAAAGTTGCGGAAAAAATTTTAGAAAGTTGGAAAGATAATCAATCAGTTAGAATGATTGGCGTTTCAGTTTCTTGCCTTTCAAAAATGGATCAGATTTCATGTTTAGAAAAAGATAATAAATTAAAAAATGTTTTAAAAGCTTCGGATAAAATAAATAATAAATTTGGAGAAAATACAATTTTTCGTGGCGGTTATTTGCAAGCTGAAAAATCAAGAATTTTAATGCCAAAAGCTTTAAAATCTCCAGTAAGCTTTATGCGACGAAATGATTAAAAATAAAAAAATTTAGTTTTAAAATAGCTACTTTTTTGGCTTGACGAAATTATTGATTATGTTAAACTTGAAACTTGCTGCCCCAAAGGACAAAGGGGCTTGGAGGAAAAGGATGAGAGGGACGAGAATGAGTGCTTTGTGTTTGATGCTGGTTCTTTGTGCATGTTCTGCAAATCCATTTGAAGGCAGGCATAATGTAAA includes the following:
- a CDS encoding DNA polymerase IV, which translates into the protein MNKIILHIDMNSYFATCEQQANPFLRGKPIAVGGPPSSSTFAKSCWTSAGKSGGEFSRRNLLIVAASKEAKLRGVKSVMPSWEAVKICPELIFVPGDHIKYKWITDKFLEIFKSYSPILEIFSIDEVFLELTNLHECLTDTNCTNEDNVDCAVKIAKEIKLRLKKEIGEWMTCSIGIAKNKLLAKLASDLKKPDGLIIINDENKEKILNSIELTDFCGIGKRIEARLNGMGIFTVKQLKSCSYINLTKQFKSYGHKLYLMARGEDNSEVLPYYLLPDEKSMGHNFTLPKDVWDLKEIKNVILQLSEKLGRRLRRKNFVAKCVTLLLRYSFYEKNSGYASFHHFHKQKKVSYWINDGYEIYKVAEKILESWKDNQSVRMIGVSVSCLSKMDQISCLEKDNKLKNVLKASDKINNKFGENTIFRGGYLQAEKSRILMPKALKSPVSFMRRND